The following nucleotide sequence is from Sulfurirhabdus autotrophica.
CCGATGGAAGTAGTGCTGGTGAATAGTAAATCCGCTACCAAACCAACCCATGCGGATGCCCTCGCGCAAGCCAATCTGGATGGAGGTGGCAATACTGATCTGGATCGCCGCGCTAAAAGTCCTTTGCCGGTTTTAAGCAAACAGCAGCCTCAGCCGGAAGAAGCACAGAAAGCGCAACAGGTTCAGGCGCTGGAGCAACAGGCGCAAAAATTGATGATGCAGGTTAAGTCCACATTCAGCCAGGATCAAACAGAAGAACCGCAACAGAAACCCACTGAAAAATCAGTTGCGCCAAATGCAACGCAGATGGCAGCAAAAGCGCTGGAAATGGCCAGACTGGAAGCGCAGGTTTCCAAAGATTGGGATTCATATCAAAAACGGCCTAAACGTATGTTCGTTGGTGCCAGAACAAAAGAATACAGTTTTGCGCGTTATGTCGAGGACTGGCGCATCAAGGTAGAAAGAGTGGGTAACCTCAATTACCCTGAAGAAGCCAAACAGCAAAAACTGTATGGCAGCCTGCAGTTGACCGTTTCTATCAAAGCCGATGGCAGTCTGGAAAATGTGGAAATAAACCGTTCATCTGGCCATATAACGCTTGATCAGGCGGCAGTGCGTATTGTGCGGCTAGCAGCCCCTTATGCTCCTTTCACGGAAGAGATACGTCAAAAAGTCGATATTCTCAGCATCACCCGCACATGGATTTTTGCGCGCGGCGACCAGTTGTCCAGCATGGGTGCCGAGTAACGATTCCTTCTAAGGTCATAAATTGCATAGAGAAAATTTATGATATAATCGCTTTTTTTTATAATCCTGAAATCATCAGTTGCACGCAGTAGATGCGTTTGTCTCAGCCCTGTGCCGTGAGGGGCGTCCAATACGACTCGTGTCATGCGTTAAGTAATAGCCCAATTCAACTGTCGGTCCCAGGGTTAGCGTATATATTTTATTTTTTTAGGCTTAGGAATTTATCATGCATAACGGCACTACCATTACGCAATTCATTATTGAAGAACAACGCCATATCGCCGGCGCGACCGGTGATTTCACCTCGCTACTGAATGATATTGTTACAGCTTGTAAAGTGATTTCCAATGCGGTGAATAAAGGCGCCTTGATTGGTGTTATGGGCAGTGCCCAGTCTGAAAACATCCAGGGCGAAACGCAGAAAGAACTGGATGTGATCACCAACGAAATTTTCATCAAGTCCAACGAGTGGGCGGGTCACCTGGCTGCGATGGCTTCCGAAGAAATGGAAGAAATCTACCCCATCCCGGCACAATACCCACGTGGTAAATACCTGTTGGTGTTTGATCCACTGGATGGTTCCAGTAACGTGGATGTGAACATCTCCGTTGGTACTATTTTCTCTATCTTGCGTTGCCCGGGTGATGGTACCAATGCAACTGCCGAGTCTTTCCTGCAGCCAGGTACCGAGCAAGTGTGTGCTGGCTATGCGCTCTACGGTTCATCCACCATGCTGGTGCTGACTACCGGCCATGGTGTTAACGGCTTTACTCTGGATCGTGATATTGGTGAGTTTGTGCTTACTCACCCTAAAATGACCATTCCTGAAGATACCAAAGAGTTTGCAATCAACGCATCCAACCAGCGTTTCTGGGAAGCGCCTGTTCAGCGTTATGTTGAAGAGTGCCTGGCAGGTAAAACCGGTCCTCGTGGTAAAGACTTCAACATGCGTTGGGTAGCTTCCATGGTGGCTGAAGTGCATCGTATTCTGACCCGTGGTGGTATCTTCATGTATCCAAAAGATACTAAAGACCCTGCCAAGGCAGGTAAATTACGCTTGATGTACGAAGCCAACCCAATGTCCTTTATCGTTGAACAGGCAGGTGGTGCAAGCTGGACCGGTCGTGAACGTATTATGGAACTGAAACCTGAAGGCCTGCATCAGCGTGTGCCAGTGTTACTGGGTTCAAAAAATGAAGTTGAAACAGTTGTTTCTTATCACAAGCAGGCTTAAGGGCAAGTATTTGTAAATAGCGCTTAACCACCTGTAATATTCATAAAGGCGCCCAGTCATTGATTAAGAATGACTGGGCGCCTTTATTTATGGTGTTGCGGAAAATGTACCACGAAAATGCTAGATGAAATTTCCCTTTATAGAATGGAATACTTTGAATAAATTACAAAAATCTTCTATATTACAAATAGTTTATGATATACTTAATTAGTAGATTCATAAATTCTAATATTGTGGTTGCATAGAGGGCCTCTTAAAAATGGAGGCCCTCTTTTATTTTGCTATTCGTAGTCCTGCTGCTTGCGTTTCCGGTTGAAGTTTCAACTTGTTGTACTGAGCTGTCAGCGAGTGGACTAATTTTTGTTTACAAGATTATACGAGATTAGATATGAACTATTTAAATATGTTGAGCCGAATTGGGATAGCAAGTCTGGCACTTGCGTTGAGCGTTACAGCAAAAGCAGAAACGGGTGTAACCGATCATTCGATTGTTTTAGGTCAATCCGTGGTTTTGAGTGGTCCTTCAGCGGAGCTGGGACAAGAAATGCGCGATGGTGCTAAAGCCTATTTCGATTATGTTAATTCACAAGGTGGTGTGAATGGCCGAAAAATCGAACTGAAAACACTGGATGACGGCTATGAGCCGGCACGAGCAGTAGAAAACACGAAAAAACTGATTGCAGAAGAAAACGTATTTGCCTTGTTTGGCTATGTTGGTACGCCAACCAGTAAAGCTGCGCTGCCCGTTTTTACCGAAGGCAAAGTGCCATTTTTTGGCGCATTTACGGGCGCGGAATTATTGCGTGATCCAGTTAATCGTTATGTATTTAACGTCCGCGCCAGTTACTACGATGAAACTGAAAAAATCGTCAATCATCTGACCAAACTGGGTTTGACTAAAATAGCGATTTTTTATCAGAATGATGCTTATGGTCAGGCTGGTCTGGCTGGTGTCGAGCGCGCGTTAAAAAAACGCAATATGAGTCTTGCTGGTTCCGGTACGGTAGAGCGAAATTCAGTCAACGTGACTGCAGCGGTAAAATCAATCAGCGCTGCCAAGCCGCAAGCGATCATCATGATCAGCGTGTATAAATCTGAAACTGAATTCGTCAAGCAGATGAAAGCGGCTATTGGGTACACGCAATATTATACGATATCATTTGTTGGAAGTCGTTCCCTGGCACGCGAATTAGGGCCAGATGCTGCCGGTGTTTCAATCTCTCAAGTAGTGCCGATGCCGTTTGATGAGAAAGTTCTGGTAGTGAAGGAATATCATAAGATAATGAAAAAGTTCGCACCGCAAAGCCCTATCGGTTTTACAAGTCTGGAAGGCTTTATTGCAGCGAATGCTTTTGTAGAGGGTTTGAAGCGGGCAGGTAGCAATCTGACCCGTGAAAGACTGGTAGAGGCATTAGAAAAAATGGATACTGATATAGGTGGTTTCCGTGTTCGCTTTAGTCCGACAAGCCATAGTGGTTCAAAGTTTACGGATCTAACCGTGATTACAAAGGAAGGCACTTTCAGAAACTGATCGTAATTCAGGGCGCACCTGCAATGTATAACCAGGTGCGCCCTGAACTTACCAAACCATCTTTCCTATTCTGTTTTAAATTCCAGGCACGATCATCTATCAGCACTAAGGCACCGGCAATATTCTTAGCAATACTAGATCTGGGATGCTGGGAAATATTGAATCCATGCTATGAGTAAGATAGGATTACTTTTTTAGCTGGCTATATAAAAAGCTAAATCTGGTATTTACATCGTACTTTCCAAGCAATAATTCATTAATGCTGCATTGGCATTCGCCCATAATTATTAAAATTCGAAAAAAGGAGAAGCAGAGCATGAAAGTGTCCTCCATATTAGAAACAATAGGCCATACGCCGCATGTCAGAATTAATCGTTTATTTAACAAAAACATTGAAGTATGGATGAAGCTGGAGCGCGCCAATCCAGGTGGCAGTATTAAAGATCGTATTGCGTTGGAAATGATTGAAGAGGCGGAGCGAACCGGTAAAATCAACGCAGGGACTACGATTATCGAGCCTACATCCGGGAATACGGGTATAGGCTTGGCAATGGTGGCGGCAGCCAAGGGATATAAATTAATTTTGACCATGCCCAAGTCTATGTCAATTGAACGTCGCCGTTACATGACCGCATTGGGTGCCAAACTGGAATTGACCCCGCCGGAAAAAGGGATGGGTGGCGCAATTGAACGTGCGACAGAAATGGTAAAAGAAATTGAAAATGCCTGGATGCCTCAGCAGTTTGAAAACCCGGCAAATGCAGAGGCGCATCGCAAAACAACCGCACAGGAAATACTGGATGACTTTCCAGAAGGTATTGATTATTTGATAACCGGTGTCGGGACGGGTGGCCACATCACGGGTTGTGCTGAAATACTGAAAGCAAAGTTTCCAAAACTTCAGGTTTTTGCCGTAGAACCAACAGAATCAGCCGTATTGAGTGGTGGAGAAAAAGGGCCGCATGCATTGCAGGGGATAGGCGCAGGCTTTGTACCAAAAGTTTTGAACCGGTCGATACTGGATGGCGTAATCACTGTGGACGCTAAAGATGCGTTTAATTTTGCCAACCGTTGTGTGCGAGAAGAGGGGATTTTTATTGGTATCTCCAGTGGTGCTTCTCTGGCTGCAATCAACAACAAATTGAGAGAAATTCCAGAAGACAGTCGCGTGCTGACTTTTTGCTATGACACGGGTGAACGTTACCTTTCCGTAGAAGGTTTGTTTGGATGAGTTTATCTTAATGTGAGTACTTTGCGACTGAGGCAAACAGTCAGATGGGGGGTGCAGTAAGCTCACTATTGGATTAATGTATGCCATAATATGAACATGCAAAACGTGAATCTGACAGATCATTTCCTTATCGCCATGCCGAACATGGCAGATTCTTATTTCGCCAAAACCCTCACTTATATCTGTGAGCATAATGAGGAAGGGGCATTGGGAGTAGTAATCAACCAGCCCATTGATATGACGTTGCAAGCTTTGTTTGAGCAGATTGAAATAGAGTTGCAGCCAGAAGAACTGAAAGAGTTTAAAGTCAATTATGGTGGCCCGGTGCAAATGGATCGGGGTTTTGTGCTGCACCAGCCGGTTGGCGAATGGCAGTCTACCTTGGCAATGAACAATAATCTGGGTTTGACCACATCCAAAGATATTCTGCACGCTGTCGGCCGGGGGGAAGGACCAGAAAAAATACTGGTCACGCTCGGCTATGCAGGATGGGGGCCGGGGCAACTGGAGCAGGAGCTTGCCCAAAATGCATGGCTCACTGTTAAAGCATCGTCCCATGTTATCTTCGATTTGCCTCATGAAGAACGGTTGCAGGCGGCAATGGATATTTTGGGTATCAACCCGGCATTTTTGTCAGAAGATGCGGGACATGCTTAATGTCGTGAATCAAATCATCACTGTAAATCGCAATTTGAGTTGAATGAATCCAGAATCAGGCAAGTCAGACCTTCCGATCACCTACCCGTCCGTTGGCAGCGTACTGTCCTTCGATTTTGGTGAAAAGCGAATCGGTGTAGCATTGGGTGAATTATCTATAGGTATGGCACACCCCCTCGCGACTATCAGCGAAGAAAGCAACGAAAAACGCTTCACGTCAATTGCTGCGCTGATCAAGGAGTGGCAGCCTGTCTTGCTGGTGGTGGGGTTGCCAGCACATATGGATGGCACGGAACATGCCCTGTCCGCATTGTGTCGCAAGTTTGCCAGACGGCTGGAGGCACGTTTTAATATAAAAACCACACTGGTTGACGAACGATTGACATCCGTTGAAGCGGAACAAACCTTGAAAGATCTCGGGGTGCGGGGAAAAAAACAAAAGCCGATGCTGGATCAGGTAGCGGCGCAGCATATTTTACAAACTTTTCTGGATGGACAATAACATGCAACTACCTGATGTGGAGGTGCTGACGCAGGAACTTGCGCAGAAAGTTAAGCCTCATCTCACAACCAACAGCGCCCTGGTGGGAATCCATACAGGGGGCGTCTGGCTGGCACAGGCTTTGCACACAAAGCTTGGTGCCGATATACCACTAGGCATGCTGGATATTTCATTTTATCGCGATGATTTCAGTAAAGAAGGATTGCATCCTGAAGTGAAACCTTCTGACATGCCCTTTGATGTGACTGGCCGTGATGTAATTCTGGTAGATGATGTACTGTACACCGGGCGAACCGTTCGCGCTGCCATTAATGAGCTGTTTGATTACGGGCGGCCAGCGAGTGTTCAGCTTGTAGTGCTGGTAGACAGGGGCGGACGTGAGCTGCCTTTCTCCGCGCAGTTTGTCGGGTTCAGTTTGCCGTTGGAAGAAGGCCAAAATATCCAGTTAATGCAGGATGAACATGGCAAACTGACTTTAGAACTGAAAGAAGTGGTTGCTTCTACCAGTTGAAAAGAGAATTTTCTCTAATGGCGCGCAAGTTGCGCGATCAGTTATAATGTTGCCCACTTACACATACCGCCGGAAGCAAGCCTATGCTCAATAACCCGCAAATCAATAAAAACGGTGAACTGCAGCATTTGCTGTCAATTGAAGGGCTTCCGGTAGAAATAGTCCGGCACATACTGGATACCGCAGAACCGTTTGTTTCTGTTGCAGAACGAGAAGTGAAGAAAGTACCGCTGCTACGCGGCAAAGCCATTTTCAACCTGTTCTTCGAACCCAGTACCCGTACCCGTACTACATTTGAAATTGCCGCAAAGCGCTTGTCAGCAGACGTGATCAACCTGAATATCAGCGCCTCCTCCCAATCCAAAGGGGAAACTCTGCTGGATACGGTTGATAATCTGGCCGCCATGCAGGCCGATATGTTTATTGTACGCCACGCGCAATCGGGCGCTGCCCACCTGATTGCACGCCATGTGGCGCCACATATACATGTGGTCAATGCCGGGGATGGTCGTCATGCACATCCTACGCAAGGCCTTCTGGATGTGTTTACCATACGCAAGTTCAAAAAAGAATTCACCAATCTGCGTGTGGCGATTGTCGGTGATGTCATGCACTCCCGCGTTGCTCGCTCGCAGATACATGCCCTTAATATTCTGGGCGTACCCGAAGTGCGTGTCATCGCTCCCAAAACCTTGTTGCCCACTGGCGTAGAACAGCTGGGAGTGCATGTTTACAATGACATGACTAAAGGCTTGAAGGACGTGGATGTAGTGATCATGCTACGGCTTCAGAATGAGCGCATGCGCGGAGCGCTACTGCCCAGCGCGCAAGAGTATTTTAAATATTATGGCCTGACGGCAGAAAAACTGGCGTATGCCAAACCCGATGCAATTGTAATGCACCCCGGGCCGATGAACCGGGGTGTCGAAATTGATTCAACCGTGGCGGATGGCGCGCAGTCGGTTATTTTGCCGCAAGTGACTTACGGAATTGCAGTGAGGATGGCGGTAATGAGTATTTTGGTGGGAGCTGGATCATAATGAAAATCCACATCAAAGGTGGCCGCGTAGTGGATCCCAAAAATGGTATCGATACCATACAGGATGTTTTTATAGCAGCAGGGAAAATTGTTGCCACTGGCAATGCACCCGAAGGTTTTCATGCAAACCGCGTGGTTGAAGCAACAGGTCTGGTTGTTTCACCGGGGCTGGTCGATTTATCTGCCCGTTTGCGTGAACCCGGCTTTGAATACAAGGCAACCCTCTCCAGCGAAATGGCAGCGGCAGTGGCTGGCGGTGTGACCAGTCTGGTTTGCCCGCCCGATACTGATCCGCCTTTGGATGAACCGGGCCTGGTACAAATGTTAAAGCACCGGGCTAAAGGGTTGAATCAGGCACGGGTGTTCCCTTTAGGCGCTTTAACGCAAAAGCTGGCTGGAACGCAGTTGACAGAAATGGCTGAGCTCCATGATGCGGGCTGCATTGCATTTTCTCATGGCGATGTTGCGCTGAACGATACTTTAGTGATGATGCGGGCAATGGAATATGCCGCAACCTTCGGTTACACCGTCTGGTTGCGCCCTCAGGATGCATTGTTATCCAAAATCGGAGTGGCCCATGATGGCGAGGTAGCCACGCGACTGGGGCTGCCTTCTATTCCTTCCTGTGCGGAAACCATTGCGCTCTCAACTATATTGCTATTGGCTAAACAAACCGGCGCTAAAGTGCATATTTGTCGTCTTTCAAGCAGTGAAGCCATTGATATGGTGCGCACGGCAAAAAAACAGGGTATGGATATCAGTTGCGATATTGGTGTGCATCATGCTCACTTGAGTGAAATGGATATTGGTTTTTTTGATTCCAACTGCCGGTTAATCCCTCCATTGCGAAGCCTGCGCGACA
It contains:
- a CDS encoding aspartate carbamoyltransferase catalytic subunit gives rise to the protein MLNNPQINKNGELQHLLSIEGLPVEIVRHILDTAEPFVSVAEREVKKVPLLRGKAIFNLFFEPSTRTRTTFEIAAKRLSADVINLNISASSQSKGETLLDTVDNLAAMQADMFIVRHAQSGAAHLIARHVAPHIHVVNAGDGRHAHPTQGLLDVFTIRKFKKEFTNLRVAIVGDVMHSRVARSQIHALNILGVPEVRVIAPKTLLPTGVEQLGVHVYNDMTKGLKDVDVVIMLRLQNERMRGALLPSAQEYFKYYGLTAEKLAYAKPDAIVMHPGPMNRGVEIDSTVADGAQSVILPQVTYGIAVRMAVMSILVGAGS
- a CDS encoding class 1 fructose-bisphosphatase, translated to MHNGTTITQFIIEEQRHIAGATGDFTSLLNDIVTACKVISNAVNKGALIGVMGSAQSENIQGETQKELDVITNEIFIKSNEWAGHLAAMASEEMEEIYPIPAQYPRGKYLLVFDPLDGSSNVDVNISVGTIFSILRCPGDGTNATAESFLQPGTEQVCAGYALYGSSTMLVLTTGHGVNGFTLDRDIGEFVLTHPKMTIPEDTKEFAINASNQRFWEAPVQRYVEECLAGKTGPRGKDFNMRWVASMVAEVHRILTRGGIFMYPKDTKDPAKAGKLRLMYEANPMSFIVEQAGGASWTGRERIMELKPEGLHQRVPVLLGSKNEVETVVSYHKQA
- a CDS encoding dihydroorotase, producing the protein MKIHIKGGRVVDPKNGIDTIQDVFIAAGKIVATGNAPEGFHANRVVEATGLVVSPGLVDLSARLREPGFEYKATLSSEMAAAVAGGVTSLVCPPDTDPPLDEPGLVQMLKHRAKGLNQARVFPLGALTQKLAGTQLTEMAELHDAGCIAFSHGDVALNDTLVMMRAMEYAATFGYTVWLRPQDALLSKIGVAHDGEVATRLGLPSIPSCAETIALSTILLLAKQTGAKVHICRLSSSEAIDMVRTAKKQGMDISCDIGVHHAHLSEMDIGFFDSNCRLIPPLRSLRDKDAIRNGLKDGTIDVVCSDHTPVDDDAKILPFAEAEPGATGLELLLPLTLKWATEMKIPLVQALAKVTVEPAKVLGIDNGHLGVGQAADICIFDPEVYWKIEPKALKSQGKNTPFLGMELQGKVRYTLVEGHVVYESTH
- a CDS encoding YqgE/AlgH family protein, translating into MQNVNLTDHFLIAMPNMADSYFAKTLTYICEHNEEGALGVVINQPIDMTLQALFEQIEIELQPEELKEFKVNYGGPVQMDRGFVLHQPVGEWQSTLAMNNNLGLTTSKDILHAVGRGEGPEKILVTLGYAGWGPGQLEQELAQNAWLTVKASSHVIFDLPHEERLQAAMDILGINPAFLSEDAGHA
- the pyrR gene encoding bifunctional pyr operon transcriptional regulator/uracil phosphoribosyltransferase PyrR — encoded protein: MQLPDVEVLTQELAQKVKPHLTTNSALVGIHTGGVWLAQALHTKLGADIPLGMLDISFYRDDFSKEGLHPEVKPSDMPFDVTGRDVILVDDVLYTGRTVRAAINELFDYGRPASVQLVVLVDRGGRELPFSAQFVGFSLPLEEGQNIQLMQDEHGKLTLELKEVVASTS
- a CDS encoding TonB family protein; translation: MSFVTSFQRNFLRFDYATQLTIAVSLSVVLHGIFLFGVNFKIPDPKKFDSANSPMEVVLVNSKSATKPTHADALAQANLDGGGNTDLDRRAKSPLPVLSKQQPQPEEAQKAQQVQALEQQAQKLMMQVKSTFSQDQTEEPQQKPTEKSVAPNATQMAAKALEMARLEAQVSKDWDSYQKRPKRMFVGARTKEYSFARYVEDWRIKVERVGNLNYPEEAKQQKLYGSLQLTVSIKADGSLENVEINRSSGHITLDQAAVRIVRLAAPYAPFTEEIRQKVDILSITRTWIFARGDQLSSMGAE
- a CDS encoding ABC transporter substrate-binding protein; this translates as MNYLNMLSRIGIASLALALSVTAKAETGVTDHSIVLGQSVVLSGPSAELGQEMRDGAKAYFDYVNSQGGVNGRKIELKTLDDGYEPARAVENTKKLIAEENVFALFGYVGTPTSKAALPVFTEGKVPFFGAFTGAELLRDPVNRYVFNVRASYYDETEKIVNHLTKLGLTKIAIFYQNDAYGQAGLAGVERALKKRNMSLAGSGTVERNSVNVTAAVKSISAAKPQAIIMISVYKSETEFVKQMKAAIGYTQYYTISFVGSRSLARELGPDAAGVSISQVVPMPFDEKVLVVKEYHKIMKKFAPQSPIGFTSLEGFIAANAFVEGLKRAGSNLTRERLVEALEKMDTDIGGFRVRFSPTSHSGSKFTDLTVITKEGTFRN
- the cysK gene encoding cysteine synthase A; translation: MKVSSILETIGHTPHVRINRLFNKNIEVWMKLERANPGGSIKDRIALEMIEEAERTGKINAGTTIIEPTSGNTGIGLAMVAAAKGYKLILTMPKSMSIERRRYMTALGAKLELTPPEKGMGGAIERATEMVKEIENAWMPQQFENPANAEAHRKTTAQEILDDFPEGIDYLITGVGTGGHITGCAEILKAKFPKLQVFAVEPTESAVLSGGEKGPHALQGIGAGFVPKVLNRSILDGVITVDAKDAFNFANRCVREEGIFIGISSGASLAAINNKLREIPEDSRVLTFCYDTGERYLSVEGLFG
- the ruvX gene encoding Holliday junction resolvase RuvX yields the protein MNPESGKSDLPITYPSVGSVLSFDFGEKRIGVALGELSIGMAHPLATISEESNEKRFTSIAALIKEWQPVLLVVGLPAHMDGTEHALSALCRKFARRLEARFNIKTTLVDERLTSVEAEQTLKDLGVRGKKQKPMLDQVAAQHILQTFLDGQ